Proteins encoded within one genomic window of Companilactobacillus zhachilii:
- the alr gene encoding alanine racemase translates to MLPSIHRPAYVEVDLGKLHHNLQNELDAVPAGTKVFAVVKANAYGHGLVRVAKAEIEFGAAGLCVATLDEALEVRNNGVDAPILVLGIVPVEYAKVAARANISLTVGSLDWLKIAVQLRTTNLRVHLGIDSGMGRIGFQEKADLIEACNFLNEHKEAFIPEGLFTHFATADNPDEKYFEKQVKRFKEMTSDLPTKFTYVHCANSATALWHQDLAVNMVRDGIALYGLNPSQTDITKLPYELEPALSLYSELVFVKKVKAGTSIGYGATYTSDKDEWIGTVPIGYEDGWLRRMQGSDVLINGQRCQNVGRICMDQFMVRLPGELPVGTKVTILGKDGDEEITATDAAQYAGTINYEILCSLSERLPRVYKN, encoded by the coding sequence ATGTTACCATCAATTCACCGTCCAGCTTATGTAGAAGTAGACTTAGGAAAGTTACATCATAATCTTCAAAATGAACTAGATGCCGTACCAGCTGGTACAAAGGTATTTGCAGTTGTAAAGGCTAATGCATATGGTCACGGATTAGTTCGTGTTGCGAAAGCCGAAATTGAATTTGGTGCCGCTGGTTTGTGTGTTGCAACATTAGATGAAGCATTAGAGGTTCGTAATAACGGCGTAGACGCTCCTATTTTAGTTTTAGGTATAGTTCCTGTCGAATACGCTAAAGTGGCCGCACGTGCCAATATTTCGCTAACTGTGGGCAGTTTAGACTGGCTGAAGATTGCTGTTCAACTAAGAACAACTAATTTGCGTGTTCATTTAGGTATCGACAGCGGAATGGGTCGAATTGGTTTCCAAGAAAAAGCTGATTTAATTGAAGCTTGCAACTTTTTGAATGAACATAAGGAAGCCTTTATTCCTGAAGGATTATTTACCCACTTTGCTACAGCCGATAACCCTGATGAAAAGTATTTTGAAAAACAGGTCAAACGTTTCAAAGAAATGACAAGTGATTTGCCAACTAAATTTACTTATGTTCATTGTGCAAATTCAGCAACAGCTCTTTGGCACCAAGACTTGGCGGTTAATATGGTCAGAGATGGGATTGCTTTGTACGGCTTGAATCCATCACAAACCGATATTACGAAATTGCCTTATGAATTAGAACCAGCTTTGAGCTTGTATTCAGAACTTGTTTTCGTGAAGAAAGTAAAGGCTGGAACAAGCATTGGTTATGGTGCTACATATACCAGTGATAAAGATGAGTGGATCGGAACAGTGCCAATTGGTTATGAAGATGGTTGGTTACGTCGGATGCAAGGTTCTGATGTCTTGATCAATGGACAACGTTGTCAAAATGTTGGTCGGATTTGCATGGATCAATTCATGGTGCGTTTGCCAGGAGAATTACCAGTGGGAACTAAAGTTACGATCCTTGGTAAAGATGGTGATGAAGAAATTACTGCCACGGATGCAGCTCAATATGCAGGAACAATTAATTATGAAATTCTTTGTTCATTGAGTGAACGTTTGCCACGAGTTTATAAAAATTAA
- the acpS gene encoding holo-ACP synthase: MIKGLGIDIAETDRVRKIYGRHPRFLEKILNADEIEVFNSLNTEKSKIAYLTARFSVKEAFTKAMGTGLRGIGFHDLSVLNHESGQPYIKTDIFKGNIHVSISDTDELVITEVILEEA; the protein is encoded by the coding sequence ATGATCAAAGGATTAGGTATTGATATTGCAGAAACCGATCGTGTGCGTAAAATTTACGGTCGTCATCCAAGGTTTTTAGAAAAAATCTTGAATGCTGATGAAATTGAAGTTTTTAACTCTTTGAATACTGAAAAATCTAAAATTGCTTATTTAACAGCTAGATTTTCGGTCAAAGAGGCTTTCACGAAAGCTATGGGAACTGGCCTTAGAGGTATCGGTTTTCATGATTTGAGTGTATTAAACCATGAGTCAGGGCAGCCATATATTAAGACCGATATTTTTAAAGGCAATATTCACGTATCAATCTCAGATACAGATGAACTAGTAATAACAGAAGTTATTCTAGAGGAGGCATAG
- a CDS encoding DEAD/DEAH box helicase, giving the protein MKFKELDLDPRLLSAVDEAGFEETTPIQAQTIPLVMSGDDVIGQAQTGTGKTAAFGLPLLNAVDTQSSDIQALIISPTRELAIQTQEELYRLGSKKKVKVQSVYGGSDIRRQIRALKSHPQIIVGTPGRMLDHINRHTLKLHNVKTVVLDEADEMLDMGFVEDIESILSNVPNKHQTLLFSATMPKPIMKIADKFMTEPKVVKIKSKELTADKIEQYFVKAKEFEKFDLMTRIFDVQAPELALIFGRTKRRVDELTRGLQARGYNAEGIHGDLSQDKRTSVLRKFKAGKLDFLVATDVAARGLDISGVSHVYNYDIPQDPDSYVHRIGRTGRAGHSGVSVTFVTPNEMGYLRTIENLTKKRMEPLAPPTDKEVLKGQLEAVKQDIKDTLEHDKHLDRFDSAVQELLSEYSAEDIARIFLSESIKDAESVPVKIAPERPLPSRKVSHSRSGHGRRRNGRGGDHRGGGNRRRNDRRDGGRNHDDKGGKRREHDNRRNGRSKKSFKIRTNLEK; this is encoded by the coding sequence GTGAAATTTAAAGAATTAGATTTAGATCCCAGATTATTGAGTGCCGTAGACGAAGCCGGTTTTGAAGAAACTACACCTATTCAAGCTCAAACTATTCCACTAGTTATGAGTGGCGATGACGTCATCGGACAAGCTCAAACTGGTACAGGTAAGACGGCAGCCTTTGGCTTACCATTGCTAAATGCCGTTGATACTCAATCAAGTGATATTCAAGCATTGATTATCTCACCAACTAGAGAATTAGCTATCCAAACTCAAGAAGAGTTATATCGTTTAGGTAGTAAAAAGAAGGTTAAAGTTCAAAGTGTTTATGGTGGTTCTGACATTAGACGTCAAATCCGTGCTTTGAAGAGTCATCCTCAAATTATTGTCGGTACACCAGGTCGTATGCTTGACCATATCAACCGTCACACTTTGAAGTTGCACAACGTTAAGACCGTTGTTCTTGATGAAGCCGACGAAATGTTGGACATGGGATTCGTTGAAGATATTGAAAGTATCTTGTCAAACGTTCCTAACAAGCACCAAACATTGTTGTTCTCTGCAACAATGCCTAAGCCAATCATGAAGATTGCTGACAAGTTCATGACTGAACCAAAAGTTGTTAAGATTAAGTCAAAGGAATTGACTGCTGATAAGATCGAACAATATTTTGTTAAAGCCAAGGAATTTGAAAAATTTGATTTAATGACACGTATTTTCGATGTACAAGCTCCAGAGCTTGCTTTGATTTTCGGTCGTACAAAGCGCCGTGTTGATGAATTAACACGTGGTTTACAAGCTCGTGGTTACAATGCTGAAGGAATTCATGGTGACTTATCACAAGATAAGAGAACTAGCGTTTTACGTAAGTTCAAAGCCGGTAAGTTAGACTTCCTAGTTGCAACTGATGTTGCTGCTCGTGGTTTGGATATTTCTGGTGTATCACATGTTTATAACTACGATATTCCACAAGATCCAGATAGTTATGTTCACCGTATTGGCCGTACAGGTCGTGCCGGACACTCTGGTGTGTCAGTAACTTTCGTTACACCAAACGAAATGGGTTACTTACGTACTATTGAAAACCTAACTAAGAAACGTATGGAACCTTTGGCTCCACCAACTGATAAAGAAGTTCTTAAAGGTCAACTTGAAGCTGTTAAGCAAGATATCAAGGATACTTTGGAACATGACAAGCACTTGGATCGTTTCGATTCAGCCGTTCAAGAATTACTTTCAGAATACTCAGCTGAAGATATTGCCCGTATTTTCTTGAGTGAATCAATTAAGGATGCAGAATCAGTTCCTGTTAAGATTGCTCCTGAAAGACCACTTCCATCAAGAAAAGTTAGCCATAGCCGTTCAGGTCATGGTCGTCGTAGAAATGGTCGTGGTGGTGATCACCGTGGCGGTGGAAACAGACGTCGCAATGATCGTCGTGATGGTGGACGTAACCATGATGATAAAGGTGGCAAACGCCGCGAACATGACAACAGACGTAATGGTCGTAGCAAAAAGTCATTTAAGATCAGAACAAATCTTGAAAAATAA
- a CDS encoding UDP-N-acetylmuramoyl-tripeptide--D-alanyl-D-alanine ligase, whose amino-acid sequence MKMKLREVYSALKIQSDSIEDVEITGVCFDSRKAKQGDLFFPLQGERDGHEFIDSAIENGVSATIWQSDHDIPNDKIPYVVVKNVSNAFETLAKYYLNKVNPKVVAVTGSNGKTTTKDMIAKVLSTSNNVAKTPQNFNNEIGVPFTILNMPTNTEVLVVEMGMDRPGQIDHLSSIANPDISVITMIGEAHIEFFGTRDKIADAKMEITDHLHEDGTFIYNGDEPLLLERAKKVNQDQLTFGSHNSNNLYATEIEAKKTTTSFTTNQWPDVKFEIPMMGEYNVNNALAALLVGQASHIKPLAMQQALRDLFVTENRTEWLKAKNGADILSDVYNSNPTAAIEVLHSLKDIHTDGRKVIVLGDMLELGDASKSLHESLADHIAPTDFEKVYLVGPDMKYLRAKLSAKYDDTNLLWYGKDQLTDLTKDLEKELKPNDTVLLKASHGIHLENVLHELM is encoded by the coding sequence ATGAAAATGAAGTTAAGGGAAGTCTACTCTGCATTAAAAATTCAAAGCGACTCAATCGAGGACGTTGAAATAACTGGCGTTTGCTTCGATAGTCGTAAGGCCAAACAAGGCGATTTGTTCTTTCCATTACAAGGGGAACGTGATGGACATGAATTTATCGACAGCGCAATAGAAAATGGCGTGAGCGCGACAATTTGGCAAAGTGATCATGATATTCCTAATGACAAGATACCTTATGTTGTCGTTAAGAATGTTTCGAACGCTTTTGAAACATTAGCCAAGTATTATTTGAATAAAGTTAATCCCAAGGTTGTTGCCGTGACTGGTAGTAATGGAAAGACGACGACTAAAGATATGATTGCCAAGGTTTTGAGCACAAGTAACAATGTTGCTAAAACACCACAAAATTTCAATAACGAGATTGGTGTACCTTTTACAATTTTGAACATGCCAACTAACACCGAAGTATTAGTTGTGGAAATGGGCATGGATCGTCCTGGTCAAATTGATCATTTGAGTAGTATCGCTAATCCCGATATTTCAGTTATTACTATGATTGGTGAAGCACATATTGAGTTCTTTGGAACAAGAGATAAGATTGCTGATGCCAAAATGGAAATCACTGATCACTTGCATGAAGATGGTACTTTCATTTATAACGGGGACGAACCACTACTGTTGGAACGTGCTAAAAAGGTTAACCAAGATCAATTAACTTTTGGTAGTCACAATAGCAACAATTTATATGCAACTGAAATTGAAGCTAAGAAGACAACAACTAGTTTTACAACCAATCAATGGCCAGACGTTAAGTTTGAAATTCCAATGATGGGGGAGTATAACGTCAATAATGCCTTGGCAGCTTTATTAGTTGGTCAAGCGTCTCATATTAAACCACTTGCAATGCAACAAGCTTTGCGTGATTTGTTTGTGACTGAGAACAGAACTGAATGGCTTAAAGCCAAAAATGGTGCTGATATTTTGAGTGATGTGTATAACTCTAATCCCACAGCAGCGATTGAAGTTTTGCACAGTCTCAAAGATATCCACACGGATGGACGTAAAGTGATCGTCTTAGGCGACATGTTAGAACTTGGGGATGCTTCCAAGTCATTGCATGAATCTTTGGCAGACCATATTGCTCCAACAGACTTTGAAAAAGTTTATTTAGTTGGTCCAGATATGAAATATTTGCGTGCTAAATTAAGCGCTAAGTATGATGACACAAATTTGCTTTGGTATGGAAAAGATCAACTAACTGATTTAACCAAAGATTTAGAAAAAGAATTAAAACCAAATGACACCGTCTTGTTAAAAGCAAGTCATGGAATCCACTTAGAAAACGTTTTACATGAATTAATGTAG
- a CDS encoding multidrug efflux MFS transporter has protein sequence MTSNTDDTAEPNNYWKRNLIVLWFSTFVSGIGFSMITPFMPLYINQLGNFTKSQLVIWNGIAFSSTFLVMAIISPIWGKIADRKGRKLMLIRASLGMAIVIFLQAFVTAPWQLVVLRLLQGVFSGFVSNSNTLIASTAPRSESGKALGTLNTGVISGTLLGPLVGGVIAQYFGYRIPFMITGSLLFIAFILVTIFIKEDFKPIPKGQEESTKEIFHKLKNPNMILAMFVTTMIIQTSNNSINPIISLYVKQLMHDSSQVTLVAGIVAAMPGIANIIAAPRFGALGDKIGTGKILVGGLIFAILVYIPQAFVTNVWQLAALRFLVGISDACLVPQVQTILAKYTDPKYTGRIFGYNQSFQSVGNVCGPLLGSSISGILSYSAVFLSTSVLAMINFVWVFTHLKPKHTKAKK, from the coding sequence ATGACATCTAATACAGATGATACTGCTGAGCCGAATAATTATTGGAAAAGAAATCTAATAGTTCTCTGGTTCAGTACTTTTGTATCTGGTATTGGCTTCAGTATGATAACACCCTTTATGCCATTATACATTAACCAGTTAGGTAATTTCACAAAAAGTCAGCTCGTCATTTGGAACGGGATTGCCTTTTCATCGACCTTCTTGGTCATGGCTATCATCTCTCCAATTTGGGGTAAGATAGCTGATCGTAAAGGCCGTAAGTTGATGCTAATTCGAGCATCTTTAGGTATGGCAATTGTGATTTTCCTACAAGCCTTTGTCACTGCTCCTTGGCAGTTGGTTGTTTTAAGACTCCTTCAAGGTGTCTTTTCTGGGTTCGTTAGTAATTCTAACACCCTAATCGCATCCACAGCTCCAAGATCTGAAAGTGGAAAAGCGTTAGGAACCCTAAATACCGGTGTAATTTCCGGTACCTTGTTGGGACCACTGGTCGGTGGTGTTATCGCTCAATACTTCGGTTATCGAATTCCATTCATGATAACTGGGTCATTACTATTTATAGCTTTTATTCTTGTGACGATTTTTATTAAGGAAGATTTCAAACCTATCCCTAAAGGACAGGAAGAATCAACCAAAGAAATTTTCCACAAGTTGAAAAATCCTAATATGATTTTGGCCATGTTTGTCACAACGATGATTATCCAGACTTCTAACAACTCGATTAACCCGATTATTAGTTTGTACGTCAAACAATTGATGCACGATTCTAGTCAAGTTACTTTAGTTGCTGGTATTGTCGCAGCTATGCCAGGTATTGCTAATATTATTGCCGCACCAAGATTTGGTGCTCTAGGTGACAAGATCGGTACTGGGAAAATCCTAGTCGGTGGTTTAATTTTCGCCATCCTAGTCTATATTCCCCAAGCCTTTGTTACTAATGTTTGGCAATTAGCCGCCTTACGATTCTTAGTCGGAATCTCCGATGCTTGCTTGGTACCTCAAGTACAAACCATTTTAGCCAAATATACTGATCCCAAATATACTGGTCGAATCTTTGGTTATAACCAGTCCTTCCAGTCAGTTGGTAATGTCTGTGGGCCACTACTTGGTTCCTCAATTTCAGGCATCCTTAGCTATTCCGCAGTCTTCTTAAGTACTAGTGTTCTAGCTATGATCAACTTTGTTTGGGTCTTTACACATCTGAAGCCAAAGCATACGAAAGCAAAAAAATAA
- a CDS encoding type B 50S ribosomal protein L31, with product MKQGIHPEYRQVVFMDSSTGKKFLAGSTMNSQETTDYEGTEYPLIRVEISSDSHPFYTGKQKFAQADGRIDRFNKKYGLANK from the coding sequence ATGAAACAAGGAATTCATCCAGAGTACCGCCAAGTTGTATTTATGGATTCATCAACAGGTAAGAAGTTTTTAGCTGGTTCAACAATGAACTCACAAGAAACAACTGATTATGAAGGTACAGAATATCCATTGATTCGTGTTGAAATCTCATCAGATTCACATCCTTTCTACACTGGTAAGCAAAAGTTTGCTCAAGCAGATGGACGTATCGATCGTTTCAACAAGAAATATGGTTTGGCAAACAAATAA
- the abc-f gene encoding ribosomal protection-like ABC-F family protein — MGTIQIENVSFKYDQMVDNLFDSLNLKIDESWKLGLIGRNGRGKTTLLKLLLGKLDYQGKVVSNLNFYYYPQTVVDKNVPTVEVVKSLAHLEDYDLWKIEIELDKLQVDSEVLQQEFATLSPGEQTKVLLAILFIDESGFQLIDEPTNHLDIEGRKIVSDYLKNKKGFIVISHDKAFLNPVIDHVISINRTDVDVYKGNFDTWQENKDRQDQSELNQKDQLKKDIHRLHETAVKRENWSNQSESQKNKKHYTEKVNLDKGFLGHKSAKMMKKAKTATKRANEAIDEKQSLLKNIEIEEPITLNYEEVKHPDVLVTVDNLQLQHDEIKTPLVDFKVKRNAVVAVLGPNGIGKTTIFKQILGLPQPFTQTGEIHVANNLKISYLRQDNELVGSIKELAIAKKIEPEMVYSNLRKLGFERYLFEQPVEQMSQGQRRKVALAISLSEPADLYFWDEPLNYLDVITRQQIIDAIKKQHPTMLLIDHDQDLIEAVATKKIELG; from the coding sequence ATGGGAACAATACAAATAGAAAATGTAAGCTTCAAATATGATCAGATGGTGGATAACTTATTCGACTCTTTGAATTTGAAAATTGATGAGTCATGGAAGCTAGGTTTAATTGGTCGAAATGGCCGTGGCAAGACGACGTTACTTAAATTATTGCTGGGAAAACTAGATTACCAAGGTAAAGTTGTTTCTAATTTGAATTTTTATTATTATCCACAAACCGTTGTTGATAAAAATGTTCCAACTGTTGAAGTGGTGAAAAGTTTGGCACATTTAGAAGATTATGATCTTTGGAAGATTGAAATCGAACTGGATAAACTCCAAGTTGACTCCGAAGTTTTGCAACAAGAGTTTGCTACCTTGAGTCCAGGTGAACAAACAAAAGTCTTATTGGCAATCTTGTTTATTGATGAATCTGGTTTTCAATTGATTGATGAACCAACTAACCACTTGGATATTGAGGGACGTAAAATTGTTTCTGATTACTTGAAGAATAAGAAAGGTTTTATCGTCATTAGTCACGACAAGGCATTTTTGAATCCAGTGATTGACCATGTTATTTCAATTAATCGAACAGACGTTGATGTGTATAAGGGCAATTTTGATACATGGCAAGAAAATAAGGACCGCCAAGATCAATCAGAACTTAATCAAAAGGATCAGTTGAAAAAAGATATTCATCGCTTGCATGAAACAGCCGTGAAACGTGAGAACTGGTCTAATCAATCCGAGTCACAAAAAAATAAAAAGCATTACACTGAAAAAGTTAATTTGGACAAAGGTTTCTTAGGACACAAGTCAGCCAAAATGATGAAAAAAGCCAAGACAGCCACCAAGCGAGCCAATGAAGCAATTGATGAAAAACAAAGCTTGTTGAAAAATATTGAAATTGAAGAACCAATTACTTTGAATTACGAAGAAGTTAAACACCCAGACGTTCTGGTAACGGTGGATAACTTACAACTGCAACATGACGAAATCAAAACACCCTTGGTTGATTTCAAGGTGAAAAGAAATGCCGTCGTAGCAGTTCTAGGTCCAAATGGAATTGGTAAAACAACGATTTTTAAACAGATTCTGGGATTACCACAACCATTTACTCAAACAGGAGAGATTCATGTAGCCAATAATTTGAAAATTTCCTACTTACGTCAAGACAATGAGCTAGTTGGTAGTATTAAGGAATTAGCAATTGCCAAAAAGATAGAACCAGAAATGGTGTATTCAAATTTACGAAAGCTAGGATTTGAGCGTTATTTATTTGAACAACCAGTCGAGCAAATGAGCCAAGGCCAACGCCGCAAGGTTGCCTTAGCCATTAGTTTGTCGGAACCAGCTGATTTATATTTTTGGGATGAACCATTGAATTATCTTGATGTCATTACGCGACAACAAATTATCGATGCCATAAAAAAACAGCATCCAACAATGTTGTTGATTGACCATGACCAAGATTTGATAGAAGCAGTGGCAACTAAGAAAATTGAATTAGGGTAG
- a CDS encoding UDP-N-acetylglucosamine 1-carboxyvinyltransferase, with protein sequence MQKLVINGGKKLSGEVTIGGAKNSTVALIPAAILSDTPVVLDSVPQIRDVKNLRSILKDMNVTSEMNNDVLQIDPTKIQFAELPSGKVSSLRASYYFMGAMLGRFGKAVVGFPGGDDIGPRPIDQHIKGFEALGAHVENKHGQIIITTPEEGLKGAKIFLDMVSVGATINVILAAVKAKGTTVIENAAKEPEIIDLATFLNNMGAVIRGVGTETIRIEGVDTLRSNNAHTIIPDRIEAGTYLSLAAANGGDILVKNIISEHLDAFLAKLDEMGVNLEVGEDSIYVKPSPDLKAVNIKTMPYPGFATDLQQPITPLLMKASGEAMVIDTIYPKRVKHISQLTKMGADITSENDLIFVHGGAKLKGANVSADEIRAGACLMIAGLLAEGQTVIDHAENILRGYDQVVWKLHCLGADVKLIGEDDLIES encoded by the coding sequence ATGCAAAAACTTGTAATCAACGGTGGAAAGAAATTATCGGGTGAAGTGACTATTGGTGGTGCTAAAAACAGCACCGTAGCGTTGATTCCTGCAGCCATTTTATCTGATACGCCTGTAGTATTAGATTCTGTTCCCCAAATTAGAGATGTAAAAAATTTACGTTCTATTTTGAAAGATATGAACGTTACTTCAGAAATGAATAATGATGTATTGCAAATTGATCCGACCAAAATCCAATTTGCCGAGTTACCTAGTGGTAAGGTAAGTAGTTTACGTGCTTCTTATTATTTCATGGGTGCCATGCTGGGTCGTTTTGGTAAGGCTGTCGTAGGTTTTCCTGGCGGTGATGATATTGGACCACGTCCTATTGACCAACATATCAAGGGATTTGAAGCATTAGGTGCACACGTTGAGAACAAACATGGGCAAATCATTATTACCACTCCTGAAGAAGGCCTCAAGGGAGCAAAAATCTTTTTAGATATGGTTTCTGTTGGTGCAACAATCAACGTTATCTTGGCAGCTGTTAAGGCTAAGGGGACAACTGTGATTGAAAATGCGGCTAAAGAACCAGAAATTATTGATTTAGCAACATTCTTAAACAACATGGGTGCGGTTATTCGTGGTGTTGGTACGGAAACGATTCGTATCGAAGGTGTTGATACGCTTCGTTCTAACAATGCACATACAATTATTCCTGACCGAATTGAAGCCGGAACTTATTTGAGTTTAGCTGCTGCTAACGGCGGAGATATTTTAGTTAAAAATATCATTAGTGAACATTTAGATGCCTTTTTAGCTAAATTAGATGAAATGGGCGTTAATTTGGAAGTTGGTGAAGATAGTATTTATGTTAAGCCATCTCCAGATTTGAAAGCCGTTAATATCAAGACAATGCCATATCCAGGTTTTGCGACTGACCTTCAACAACCGATCACGCCACTTTTGATGAAAGCGAGCGGTGAGGCAATGGTTATTGACACAATCTATCCCAAGCGTGTAAAACATATTTCACAATTGACGAAGATGGGTGCCGATATTACAAGTGAAAACGATTTGATTTTTGTCCATGGTGGTGCCAAATTGAAAGGTGCTAACGTGAGTGCTGATGAAATCAGAGCTGGTGCCTGTTTGATGATTGCCGGACTTTTGGCTGAAGGTCAAACAGTTATTGACCATGCTGAAAATATCTTGCGCGGTTACGATCAAGTTGTTTGGAAATTACATTGTTTAGGTGCAGATGTTAAATTGATTGGTGAAGACGATTTAATTGAGTCTTGA
- a CDS encoding CTP synthase yields the protein MTKYIFITGGVVSSLGKGIVAASLGRLLKNRGLKVTMQKFDPYINVDPGTMSPYQHGEVYVTNDGTETDLDLGHYERFIDNDLNKYSNVTTGKIYSEVIRRERHGDYNGATVQVIPHITDMIKQKIMRAASTTDSDVIITEVGGTVGDIESQPYLEALRQMKAEVGSENVVYIHTSLVPYLKAAGEMKTKPTQHSVKELRGIGIQPNILVVRTELPMPQNMKDKIASFCDVDPEAVIESRDASSLYDIPLNLQAQNFDDIVCRYLHLDTKKADMANWNKLVDRVHNLKHKTKITLVGKYTKLQDAYISVTEALRAAGYAYNTEIELEKISADLITEDNVADYLKDSDGILVPGGFGSRGLEGMITTIKYAREHDVPYLGICLGMQMASIEFARNVAGIKDATTGEVDENAANKVIDIMADKKDVEDRGGTLRLGAYPCKLKEGSKAAAAYDNQSVIQERHRHRYEFNNEYRKQFEDLGLVFSGVSPDNRLVEVIEIPENKFFVAAQYHPEFLSRPTRPEGLFKGFIGAASGLEEDNM from the coding sequence ATGACTAAATACATTTTTATTACAGGTGGAGTTGTTTCATCATTAGGTAAGGGAATTGTTGCCGCATCCCTTGGTAGACTATTAAAGAATCGCGGCCTTAAGGTGACAATGCAAAAATTTGATCCTTATATTAACGTGGATCCAGGAACAATGAGTCCTTATCAACATGGTGAAGTTTATGTTACTAACGATGGTACAGAAACTGACCTTGATTTGGGACACTATGAAAGATTCATTGATAACGATTTGAACAAATACTCAAACGTTACAACAGGTAAGATTTATTCTGAAGTAATTCGTCGCGAACGTCACGGTGATTACAACGGTGCAACTGTCCAAGTAATTCCACATATTACAGATATGATCAAACAAAAAATTATGCGTGCTGCTTCAACAACTGATTCAGATGTTATTATCACTGAAGTTGGTGGTACTGTTGGTGATATCGAATCACAACCATACCTTGAAGCATTACGTCAAATGAAAGCTGAAGTTGGTTCAGAAAACGTTGTTTATATTCATACATCACTAGTACCTTACTTGAAGGCTGCTGGCGAAATGAAGACAAAGCCAACACAACACAGTGTTAAAGAACTTCGTGGAATCGGTATCCAACCTAACATCTTAGTTGTTAGAACTGAATTACCAATGCCACAAAACATGAAAGACAAGATTGCTTCATTCTGTGATGTTGATCCTGAAGCAGTTATTGAATCACGTGATGCAAGCTCACTTTACGATATTCCATTGAACCTACAAGCTCAAAACTTTGATGATATCGTTTGTCGTTACTTGCACTTAGATACAAAGAAAGCTGACATGGCAAACTGGAACAAGCTAGTTGACCGTGTTCACAACTTGAAACATAAGACAAAGATCACTTTAGTTGGTAAATATACAAAGTTACAAGATGCCTATATTTCCGTTACGGAAGCTTTACGTGCCGCTGGATATGCTTATAATACAGAGATAGAACTAGAAAAAATTTCAGCAGATTTAATTACTGAAGACAATGTGGCTGATTACCTCAAAGATTCAGATGGTATTCTAGTACCTGGTGGTTTTGGTAGCCGTGGTCTTGAAGGTATGATCACAACAATTAAGTATGCTCGTGAACATGATGTTCCATATTTGGGTATTTGTTTAGGTATGCAAATGGCAAGTATCGAATTTGCTAGAAATGTAGCTGGTATCAAGGATGCTACAACTGGTGAAGTTGATGAAAATGCTGCCAACAAGGTTATCGACATCATGGCTGATAAGAAAGATGTTGAAGATCGTGGTGGTACTTTACGTTTAGGTGCTTATCCATGTAAACTAAAAGAAGGTTCAAAAGCAGCTGCTGCTTATGACAATCAATCAGTTATCCAAGAAAGACATCGTCACAGATACGAATTTAACAATGAATATCGTAAACAATTCGAAGATCTTGGCTTAGTATTCTCAGGTGTTTCACCAGACAACCGTTTGGTCGAAGTAATTGAAATTCCTGAAAACAAGTTCTTCGTTGCTGCTCAATACCATCCAGAATTCTTGTCAAGACCTACTAGACCAGAAGGCTTGTTCAAAGGATTTATCGGTGCAGCTTCAGGCCTTGAAGAAGATAACATGTAG